CTGTTTACTAGACGAATTTTTTGGTGTGTTCTTAAAACATTCACTATAAAGAGAAGCTCCAAGGGAGGACAAAGTGTAAACCAGCAGATAGGGAAACAACAAAACGTAAGGAAGAAGGTGAGGGAACGCACCAGCGCCACCGAACAAGTGAGGGCCCGGGAAGAGCTGCCCTGTTCGAATCCACGTATTGAGGCATCCACCCACCGCCTCCAACACGCCGAACCCCAGCAGTATCGAGCCTGCATTGTAGTGCCGCTCCCTATATGAGCCCTTCAACAGCGCCTTCCTCTCCTAACAACGCAAACCATCCCAACGAGGATGACTAAAAATCCAATCTTCTGACTGAAAAAAGAAGACCGAGAAGTACCTCGGTTAGCTGCTGAATCTTTGCCTCCGCAGGAGTCGGAGATGCCGGAGGCGAAGCTTCGGCGTCAGATCCAGCGGCGACGGTCATGGGGGCAGCTGGGGCCGCCTGCTTGAGCTCATTGATCTCATTTTGGATGGTGCGGACCCGCCGCCACTGCCACCCCAAATACCCTGCCCATAGCGTGTAGAAGAACAGGCCGCCCATCACCACTGGGTGGACCAACGCAAAGGTCCGCCCTTCCAAGATTCCGAACTCCCCGTCCAGGGCAAGCGCGTCCTTCCAACCAGGAAAAGCCATCACTTCGACTGCGATCAAAGGATAAAGAAAGAGGCGCAAAAGCAGGGAGCTAACCTGAGggtggaagaagagaggaagagagaaggcgacggcggcggcggcggggaggaTGGAAGGGGCATCGGAGAGGAGTGGGAGGGCCGGAGAGGGCAGATGGGGGCGAGGGGCGGAGGGGAGGCGGGCCAGGCAGGGCGGCCGGGGATTAGGGAATGGCTTGAGACCAGAAGAACGGTTTCCATTACGCTTCGGAAGGAGGTTGACAAGGCCGAGGGTGGCGGTGGCAGCCATCACGATGAGGTGGAGGGCTTAGAGCTCGTCGGTGGTGATACGAGGGAGGAGAGCGGACCAGGAGGTAATTGTGGAGATTTCTTGCTGCCCACGTGACATGATAAAGACAGACAACGTCGACTTTACGATAGACTCGATTTAACGCACGCATTTCACGTGGACAACAAATAACTCTCT
The window above is part of the Musa acuminata AAA Group cultivar baxijiao chromosome BXJ1-1, Cavendish_Baxijiao_AAA, whole genome shotgun sequence genome. Proteins encoded here:
- the LOC135663262 gene encoding uncharacterized protein LOC135663262, yielding MAATATLGLVNLLPKRNGNRSSGLKPFPNPRPPCLARLPSAPRPHLPSPALPLLSDAPSILPAAAAVAFSLPLFFHPQDALALDGEFGILEGRTFALVHPVVMGGLFFYTLWAGYLGWQWRRVRTIQNEINELKQAAPAAPMTVAAGSDAEASPPASPTPAEAKIQQLTEERKALLKGSYRERHYNAGSILLGFGVLEAVGGCLNTWIRTGQLFPGPHLFGGAGITALWALAASLVPAMQKGNDAARNLHIALNTLNVLLFVSQIPTGIDIVFKVFEFTNWP